A single window of Nomascus leucogenys isolate Asia chromosome 18, Asia_NLE_v1, whole genome shotgun sequence DNA harbors:
- the METRN gene encoding meteorin, whose translation MGARRSHQVDHLPYCHPEVPVDIKTPAPSRAPGLRSGRRGGRGQGEGAAKGRRTARGGQGASLPCRGPPNPRGAWTVGESSGGARAPAPPHPRPAPAVGGKFRAAPRLADTPQAPPPTRPAPRRPGLWGCAAGGAAAGLGASPGPGGRRPRLLPPPPGPAPRRGSGGESPDSPDAARRAMGFPAAALLCALCCGLLAPAARAGYSEERCSWRGSGLTQEPGSVGQLALACAEGAVEWLYPAGALRLTLGGPNPRARPGIACLRPVRPFAGAQVFAERAGGALELLLAEGPGPAGGRCVRWGPRERRALFLQATPHRDISRRVAAFRFELREDGRPELPPQAHGLGVEGACRPCSDAELLLAACTSDFVIHGIIHGVAHDVELQESVITVVAARVLRQTPPLFRAGGSGDQGLTSIRTPLHCGVRPGPGTFLFMGWSRFGEAWLGCAPRFQEFRRAYEAARAAHLHPCEVALH comes from the exons ATGGGGGCGAGGCGGAGCCACCAGGTGGACCACCTTCCCTACTGCCACCCCGAGGTTCCAGTGGACATCAAAACCCCGGCTCCATCAAGGGCTCCAGGACTCCGATCGGGACGGCGCGGGGGGCGAGGCCAGGGTGAGGGCGCGGCGAAGGGGCGACGCACAGCACGGGGCGGGCAAGGAGCCTCCCTTCCGTGCCGAGGCCCCCCCAACCCCCGAGGCGCTTGGACCGTGGGAGAGTCCTCTGGCGGCGCCCGGGCTCCGGCCCCGCCCCATCCCCGCCCCGCGCCTGCTGTTGGCGGAAAGTTCAGGGCCGCGCCGCGATTGGCCGACACGCCACAGGCCCCGCCCCCTACCCGACCCGCTCCAAGACGGCCCGGGCTCTGGGGCTGCGCGGCAGGCGGAGCGGCCGCGGGCTTGGGGGCTTCGCCGGGGCCGGGCGGCCGGCGCCCCCGGCTGCTCCCGCCGCCGCCCGGACCCGCGCCCCGCCGGGGCAGCGGTGGTGAGAGCCCCGACTCCCCGGACGCCGCCCGCCGCGCCATGGGGTTCCCGGCCGCGGCGCTCCTCTGCGCGCTGTGCTGCGGCCTCCTGGCCCCGGCCGCCCGCGCCGGCTACTCCGAGGAGCGCTGCAGCTGGAGGGGCAG CGGCCTCACCCAGGAGCCCGGCAGCGTGGGGCAGCTGGCCCTGGCCTGTGCGGAGGGCGCGGTTGAGTGGCTGTACCCGGCTGGGGCGCTGCGCCTGACCCTGGGCGGCCCCAATCCCAGAGCGCGGCCCGGCATCGCCTGTCTGCGGCCGGTGCGGCCCTTCGCGGGCGCCCAGGTCTTCGCGGAACGCGCAGGGGGCGCCCTGGAGCTGCTGCTGGCCGAGGGCCCGGGCCCGGCAGGGGGCCGCTGCGTGCGCTGGGGTCCCCGCGAGCGCCGGGCCCTCTTCCTGCAGGCCACGCCGCACCGGGACATCAGCCGCCGCGTGGCCGCCTTCCGCTTTGAGCTGCGCGAAGACGGGCGCCCCGAGCTGCCCCCGCAGGCCCACGGTCTCGGCGTAGAAG GTGCCTGCAGGCCCTGCAGTGACGCTGAGCTGCTCCTGGCCGCATGCACCAGCGACTTTG TAATTCATGGGATCATCCATGGGGTCGCCCATGATGTGGAGCTGCAGGAGTCTGTCATCACCGTGGTGGCCGCCCGGGTCCTCCGCCAGACACCGCCGCTGTTCCGGGCGGGGGGATCCGGGGACCAGGGGCTGACCTCCATTCGTACCCCCCTGCACTGTGGCGTCCGCCCGGGCCCAGGCACCTTCCTCTTCATGGGCTGGAGCCGCTTTGGGGAGGCCTGGCTGG